The nucleotide window CGACGACCGTGATGGTCGTCGCCCTAAGCGCGCGCCTGCGCGTGGTGGCGATGATGGCTGATGAGATACTCCTGCCGCCGCTCAAAGAAGCTAAAGGACTGAGAGATGGATTCCCAGAACAACCCTTCTGTGCTCTCGGCTCAGCGGAAGCCGGTCGACCACAGGCTGGTTGCGTTGCTTTGGCTGCTAGCCGGGGTGGTGGTCGCCGTCGACCAAACCACCAAGGTGTGGGCCTTGCGGGAGCTTGCAGATGAGTCACGTAGGCCGCTGCTGGGGTCACTGCTGGGCTTACGGCTCGTCTTCAACCCCGGCGCCGCCTTCTCCTTCGCCACTGGACAAACCTGGCTGTTCACAATCGTGGCCGCAGTTGTGGTAATTGTGATAACTCGCGTCGCCCGACGCCTAGCCTCCACCGGCTGGGCGGTGGCGCTCGCGCTGGTGCTTGGGGGGGCCATCGGTAACCTGATCGACCGGCTGGTGCGGCCCCCAGGCGTTGGACGCGGCTATGTTGTGGACTTCATCGACTACGGCGTGTTCGTAGGCAATGTTGCGGACATAGCCATTGTGGTGGCGGCCGGACTCATCATGTGGCTGACTGCCACCGGCAGGGAACTCAACGGCATGCTGCGCGATGAGGACCAGGATCCAAGCAGCGAGCAGGACCCGAAGGCATGAGCCTGCGCGTAATGCCAGTTCCTGACGGTCTGGCAGGTGAGCGCGTGGACGCAGCGCTAGCGCGCATGACGGGTCTGACCCGCTCCCGCGCCGGAGAGCTGTGCGCCAGTGGTTGCGTGCACCTGGAGGGACGTGAGCTAGGCAAGTCAGCTCGGCTCAAAGCAGGCGACATGCTGGAGGTAGACCTGCCTGGGGCGCGCCCAACTGAGCCGGTCGCGACCCCTGTGGAAGGCATGAGCCTGCTCTACGAGGACGAGGACATCGTTGTCGTGGACAAGCCTGCCGGTGTGGCCGCCCACCCCTCCATGGGCTGGGATGGGCCCGACGTTCTGGGGGCGCTCAAGGCGATACGAGTGCAGGTAGCCACCTCCGGGGCGGCAGAACGCCAAGGCATTGTCTCGCGCCTTGACGTGGGCACCTCCGGGGTCATGATCGTCGCCAAGGGCGAGCGCGCCTACTCCGTGCTCAAACGCGCCTTCCGCGAGCACACCGTGGACAAGACCTACCACGCTCTGGTCCAGGGGCACCTGGACCCCCTGTGCGGCACCATCGACGCCCCCATTGGCCGCCACCCCAGCCGGGAGTGGAAGATGGCCATTATCGACGGCGGCCGCGAGTCCATCACACATTACGACGTCATTGAGGTCATGCCTGCCGCATGCCTGGCAGAGGTAGACCTGGAGACGGGCCGCACCCACCAGATCCGCGTGCACATGGCCGCCGTCGGCCACCCCTGCGTGGGGGACGAGACCTACGGCGCTGACCCCAAGCTGACCGAGCGCACCGGGCTAGTACGCCAGTGGCTGCACGCGGTGGAGCTGGGGCTAGCGCACCCGATCACCGGGGAGTGGATGACCTTCCGCTCTGAGTACCCGGCGGACCTGACTCACGCCCTGGACGTGCTACGAGACACCTCCGTCCTGCGCTGACCCGCCTCCGGGGCGCAGATGGAAAGGAGCACCGATGATCTCTCGCGGCTGTGAGCCCCTCAGCATCCCGACGGCGGGCGCCGTGGCCGAGCCGGTCACCTTCGCCACCGCCCGCGGCGACGACGCCGACCCCGCCCTGGATGAGATGCGCCGGGCGGATTCTGCTTGAGCCCGACCACCCGGGCCTGGCCCATCTCGGACGCCTCGCCGTGCGCCGCATGGCCCGCGGCACGGGACTGGGGGCGCGGCTCATGTACGTGCTTGAGTCCGTCGCCCTAGAGCATGCCGGGGCACCACTCGGCGCCCGGGCCGCGGAGTAGTCGGCGGGGCCTGCGACGAGCTGGTGGACGGTCCAGTCCCGGATCGGGTGGCGGGCGAAGTCGCGCACGATGGCCGAGTATCCGGACTCACCCCAGCAGAACTGGCACATCCCGTCGATGTCGCGCCACACGTAGAAGGGGGCGTAGGCGTTCTGGGTGCGCCCTTGGCCTTCTTGCGGATGAGGTAGGCCTTGAACTCTAGCCCGTGGTCGCCGTGAACGGCGGCGTCGAACTGTGCGGGGTCCTGCTGTGCACGCGCCAGGACATAGCCACCCTGCACGGTGGACACGACTGTCGCGGCCAGCTGGTGGGCGTCGGTCTTGGGTGGGAACTCACCCGTGTCGATCCCTTCGCTGATGACTGAGGCGATCGTCTCGACCAGCCACGCGAGGGTCTCGGAGATCGGTTTGAGCAGTTCGGGCGTGGCGAGCACGTCCGCGTCATAGGTCATGCGCCCCATGCGGCAGCCCCTAAGGGAGTCGCGCTGTCGCTCCAGATACGCAACCAGCCGATCTGTGGCCGTTGCCTCACTGTGCAGGAGCGCATCCGCGTCGGCACGCATGGCTGCCGCGCTGGCCTCCAGGGCCGCCACCGCAAGATCCTGCTTGCCGGAGAAGTGGTGGTACATACTGCCCTGACCAGCGTCGGCCCGGCTGAGGATGTCCTTCGGGCTCATCGCGGCATAACCCCGCTCCCACAACAGTTCCTGGGTGGCGTCCACGAGGCGTGATCGTGTGCCCATATCCCGACTGCACATACCAGTAGTTACAGACTGTCGATCCGGTCATCTCTCGACAGTAGGCTCGACTAACGTCCCCAGTCAGTGCACCTAGGATGGGCCCATGGCGGAGAACAACAGTGCGGTCAACCCTGACGAGCCCCTCTACGACGACTTCGTCCACCTGCACATCCACACCGACTACTCCATGCTGGATGGTGCGGGCAAGATCAAGGACTATGTGGCCGAGGCCAAGCGCCTGGGCCAGCGCGCCTTGGCCATCACTGATCACGGTTACATGTTTGGGGCCTATGAGTTCTACGCCGAGTGCGTCAAGGCAAACATTAAACCAATCATCGGCGTGGAGGCCTACCTGACCCCCGGCACCTCCCGCTTTGACAAGACCCGCGTCTTCTGGGGAGAGGAGTCTCAGCGCAGCGACGACGTCTCCGCGCGCGGCTCCTACACCCACATGACGCTGCTCTCGCGGAACAACGAGGGGCTGCACAACCTCATGCGACTGGACTCCTACGCTTCCCTGGAGGGCCAATGGGGCAAGGCGCCCCGTATGGACCGTGAACTCATCTCCCGCTACGCCAAGGGGCTGATCTCCTCCACCGGTTGCCCCTCCAGTGAAGTCCAGACCCGCCTGCGCCTGGGGCAGTGGGAGGAAGCCGTGCGCGCCGCCGGGGAGCTCCAGGACATCTTTGGCAAGGACTCCTTCTACGTCGAGCTGATGGACCACGGGCTGGAGATTGAACGACGCGTCGCCCAGGACCTGCTGCGCCTGGCTAAGACCATCAACGCGCCGCTGATCGCCACCAACGATTCCCACTACGTGCGCCCCGAGGACCGCACCATCCAGGACGCGATGCTCTGCATCAACTCGGGCTCCGTGCTCACCGACCCCGACCGCTTCAAGTTCGACGGCGACACCTACTACCTCCGTCCTGGCCGTGAGATGCGCGCCTTGTTCAAGGAGATGCCGGAAGCCTGTGACAACACCCTCCTGGTGGCTGAGCAGTGTGAGGTCTCCTTCCAGACCGTTGACGACGGCGCCTCCTTCATGCCTGTCTTCCCTGTGCCTGAGGGGGAGACCATGGAAAGCTGGTTCATCAAAGAGTGCTGGGCCGGCATGGAGCGCCGCTTCCACGGGGACATCCCCGAGGACTGCCGCAAACAGGCCGAGTACGAGATTGACGTGATCGTCCAGATGGGATTTCCCGGCTACTTCCTGGTGGTGGCCGACTACATCAACTGGGCTAAAGACCACGGCATCCGCGTGGGGCCTGGCCGTGGTTCAGGGGCAGGGAGCATCGTCGCCTACGCCATGGGTATCACTGAACTCAACCCGCTCCAGCATGGGCTGATCTTCGAACGCTTCCTGAACCCAGAGCGCATATCTATGCCCGATATCGACGTCGACTTTGACGAGCGTCGGCGTGACGAGGTCATCGAGTATGTCAAGAACAAGTACGGCTCGGACAAGGTCAGCCAGGTGGTCACCTACGGCGTCATTAAGGCCAAGCAATCCCTGAAGGACTCCAGCCGCGTCATGGGCTACCCCTACGCTGTCGGCGACAAGCTCACCAAAGCCATGCCCCCTTCAGTACAGGGCAAGGACATCACCATCAAGGGCATCTTTGACCCCTCAGACAAGCGCTACAGCGAAGCTGAGGAGTTCCGCAAGCTGCATGCGGAAGACCCCGACGCGCAAAAGATCGTGGAGTTGGCCAAAGGCTTGGAAGGCATGACCCGCCAGTGGGGCGTGCACGCCTGCGCCGTGATCATGTCCTCCAAGACG belongs to Actinomyces trachealis and includes:
- the lspA gene encoding signal peptidase II gives rise to the protein MDSQNNPSVLSAQRKPVDHRLVALLWLLAGVVVAVDQTTKVWALRELADESRRPLLGSLLGLRLVFNPGAAFSFATGQTWLFTIVAAVVVIVITRVARRLASTGWAVALALVLGGAIGNLIDRLVRPPGVGRGYVVDFIDYGVFVGNVADIAIVVAAGLIMWLTATGRELNGMLRDEDQDPSSEQDPKA
- a CDS encoding RluA family pseudouridine synthase, producing MSLRVMPVPDGLAGERVDAALARMTGLTRSRAGELCASGCVHLEGRELGKSARLKAGDMLEVDLPGARPTEPVATPVEGMSLLYEDEDIVVVDKPAGVAAHPSMGWDGPDVLGALKAIRVQVATSGAAERQGIVSRLDVGTSGVMIVAKGERAYSVLKRAFREHTVDKTYHALVQGHLDPLCGTIDAPIGRHPSREWKMAIIDGGRESITHYDVIEVMPAACLAEVDLETGRTHQIRVHMAAVGHPCVGDETYGADPKLTERTGLVRQWLHAVELGLAHPITGEWMTFRSEYPADLTHALDVLRDTSVLR
- a CDS encoding GNAT family N-acetyltransferase; translated protein: MRCAGRILLEPDHPGLAHLGRLAVRRMARGTGLGARLMYVLESVALEHAGAPLGARAAE